In Mus musculus strain C57BL/6J chromosome 14, GRCm38.p6 C57BL/6J, the following are encoded in one genomic region:
- the 9930012K11Rik gene encoding uncharacterized protein C8orf58 homolog isoform 2 (isoform 2 is encoded by transcript variant 2), with translation MLSRRRVFAVERLGGRDGAFEDLAQGCVVPGVTCTYRRIPDNTHECSLDFREGQNELRGLERQMPLLKLASQDSGMEMVVGDSSLATLSGLSQDSLNLEPMGSPELPPAQLDRLLARQKLEEVLERSREFPSLSAQRGPLQLLNKPVDGVPIFAGEQESTEADTELEAGLEEAKEVGNMESAACTCLPGQGLRYLEHLCLVLEQMVRLQQLYLQLQTQRPSRDPEEEVLAPALSSSHIPDNRVQEHREELSQTKDPEGAEAASLPEVGVLVTSPSRLPEALLEPTHILPPSQEPKDLSHWDKVKVLLNRLRWRSPRLPEPPVPPDGSGSRMEFRNLSDRTPCHSQRKTFIPALVVKKPRAKNLSV, from the exons ATGCTGAGCCGGCGCCGCGTCTTTGCGGTGGAGCGACTTGGCGGCCGGG ATGGGGCCTTTGAGGACCTGGCACAAGGCTGTGTGGTGCCAGGAGTCACTTGCACCTACAGACGGATACCAGACAACACTCACGAATGTTCACTGGACTTCAGGGAGGGACAGAATGAGCTGAGAGGTCTGGAGAGACAGATGCCACTTCTGAAACTGGCTTCCCAGGACTCGGGCATGGAGATGGTTGTTGGGGACAGCTCCTTGGCTACCTTATCAGGACTTTCTCAAGATTCTCTGAACCTTGAGCCCATGGGGAGCCCTGAGCTGCCTCCTGCTCAGCTAGACCGGCTGCTGGCCAGACAGAAGCTGgaggaggtgctggagagatCTCGAGAGTTTCCCAGCTTGTCTGCGCAGCGTGGCCCCCTGCAACTGCTGAACAAGCCTGTAGATGGAGTGCCCATCTTTGCAGGAGAACAGGAGTCCACGGAGGCAGACACTGAGCTAGAGGCTGGTCTGGAAGAAGCAAAGGAG GTTGGTAATATGGAGTCTGCAGCCTGTACCTGCCTTCCAGGTCAGGGCTTGCGCTATCTGGAACACCTGTGCCTTGTGCTGGAGCAGATGGTGAGGCTCCAGCAGCTGTACCTGCAGCTGCAGACCCAGAGACCCTCTAGG GATCCTGAGGAGGAAGTATTGGCTCCAGCTCTTTCATCATCACATATCCCAGACAATAGGGTCCAGGAGCACAGAGAGGAGCTAAGCCAGACAAAGGACCCAG AAGGTGCAGAGGCAGCTTCACTTCCAGAAGTGGGGGTGCTTGTCACCAGCCCCTCTAGGCTGCCAGAGGCCTTGCTGGAACCAACCCACATCCTTCCACCCTCCCAGGAACCCAAG GATCTCTCCCACTGGGATAAGGTCAAAGTTCTGCTCAATCGGCTCCGTTGGAGGAGCCCTCGACTTCCTGAGCCTCCTGTTCCCCCTGATGGTTCTGGATCCAG GATGGAGTTTAGAAACCTCTCTGACAGGACTCCGTGCCATTCCCAACGGAAGACCTTTATACCAGCATTGGTGGTTAAGAAGCCACGAGCAAAAAATCTTTCTGTATGA
- the 9930012K11Rik gene encoding uncharacterized protein C8orf58 homolog isoform 1 (isoform 1 is encoded by transcript variant 1) yields the protein MLSRRRVFAVERLGGRDGAFEDLAQGCVVPGVTCTYRRIPDNTHECSLDFREGQNELRGLERQMPLLKLASQDSGMEMVVGDSSLATLSGLSQDSLNLEPMGSPELPPAQLDRLLARQKLEEVLERSREFPSLSAQRGPLQLLNKPVDGVPIFAGEQESTEADTELEAGLEEAKEVGNMESAACTCLPGQGLRYLEHLCLVLEQMVRLQQLYLQLQTQRPSRDPEEEVLAPALSSSHIPDNRVQEHREELSQTKDPEGAEAASLPEVGVLVTSPSRLPEALLEPTHILPPSQEPKQDLSHWDKVKVLLNRLRWRSPRLPEPPVPPDGSGSRMEFRNLSDRTPCHSQRKTFIPALVVKKPRAKNLSV from the exons ATGCTGAGCCGGCGCCGCGTCTTTGCGGTGGAGCGACTTGGCGGCCGGG ATGGGGCCTTTGAGGACCTGGCACAAGGCTGTGTGGTGCCAGGAGTCACTTGCACCTACAGACGGATACCAGACAACACTCACGAATGTTCACTGGACTTCAGGGAGGGACAGAATGAGCTGAGAGGTCTGGAGAGACAGATGCCACTTCTGAAACTGGCTTCCCAGGACTCGGGCATGGAGATGGTTGTTGGGGACAGCTCCTTGGCTACCTTATCAGGACTTTCTCAAGATTCTCTGAACCTTGAGCCCATGGGGAGCCCTGAGCTGCCTCCTGCTCAGCTAGACCGGCTGCTGGCCAGACAGAAGCTGgaggaggtgctggagagatCTCGAGAGTTTCCCAGCTTGTCTGCGCAGCGTGGCCCCCTGCAACTGCTGAACAAGCCTGTAGATGGAGTGCCCATCTTTGCAGGAGAACAGGAGTCCACGGAGGCAGACACTGAGCTAGAGGCTGGTCTGGAAGAAGCAAAGGAG GTTGGTAATATGGAGTCTGCAGCCTGTACCTGCCTTCCAGGTCAGGGCTTGCGCTATCTGGAACACCTGTGCCTTGTGCTGGAGCAGATGGTGAGGCTCCAGCAGCTGTACCTGCAGCTGCAGACCCAGAGACCCTCTAGG GATCCTGAGGAGGAAGTATTGGCTCCAGCTCTTTCATCATCACATATCCCAGACAATAGGGTCCAGGAGCACAGAGAGGAGCTAAGCCAGACAAAGGACCCAG AAGGTGCAGAGGCAGCTTCACTTCCAGAAGTGGGGGTGCTTGTCACCAGCCCCTCTAGGCTGCCAGAGGCCTTGCTGGAACCAACCCACATCCTTCCACCCTCCCAGGAACCCAAG CAGGATCTCTCCCACTGGGATAAGGTCAAAGTTCTGCTCAATCGGCTCCGTTGGAGGAGCCCTCGACTTCCTGAGCCTCCTGTTCCCCCTGATGGTTCTGGATCCAG GATGGAGTTTAGAAACCTCTCTGACAGGACTCCGTGCCATTCCCAACGGAAGACCTTTATACCAGCATTGGTGGTTAAGAAGCCACGAGCAAAAAATCTTTCTGTATGA
- the Pdlim2 gene encoding PDZ and LIM domain protein 2 isoform X3 — MLHAEAQSKIRQSASPLRLQLDRSQTASPGQTNGEGSLEVLATRFQGSLRTHRDSQSSQRSACFSPVSLSPRPCSPFSTPPPTSPVALSKEDMIGCSFQSLTHSPGLAAAHHLTYPGHPTSQQAGHSSPSDSAVRVLLHSPGRPSSPRFSSLDLEEDSEVFKMLQENRQGRAAPRQSSSFRLLQEALEAEERGGTPAFVPSSLSSQASLPTSRALATPPKLHTCEKCSVNISNQAVRIQEGRYRHPGCYTCADCGLNLKMRGHFWVGNELYCEKHARQRYSMPGTLNSRA; from the exons GTCCCAAACAGCCTCTCCTGGGCAGACCAATGGGGAGGGCTCCTTGGAAGTGCTGGCAACCAGATTCCAG GGCTCCCTGAGGACACACCGTGACAGCCAGTCTTcccagaggtctgcctgcttcaGCCCAGTCTCTCTCAGCCCCAGGCCTTGCAGccccttctccaccccaccccctaccagCCCAGTTGCCCTTTCTAAAGAGGATATGATTGGCTGTAG TTTCCAGAGTCTGACACACTCTCCAGGCCTTGCTGCTGCTCACCACTTGACCTACCCTGGCCACCCCACCAGCCAACAG GCCGGCCACAGCAGCCCAAGCGACTCCGCAGTGAGGGTGCTGCTCCATTCCCCAGGACGGCCCTCCAGCCCTAGGTTCAG CAGTTTGGATCTGGAGGAAGACTCAGAGGTGTTCAAGATGCTGCAGGAGAACCGCCAGGGACGGGCCGCCCCAAGGCAGTCCAGCTCTTTTCGACTCTTACAGGAAGCCTTGGAGGCTGAGGAGAGAG GTGGCACACCTGCCTTTGTGCCCAGCTCGCTGAGCTCCCAGGCTTCCTTGCCCACCTCCAGGGCCTTGGCCACTCCACCCAAGCTCCACACCTGTGAGAAATGCAGCGTCAACATCTC GAACCAGGCGGTCCGCATCCAGGAGGGGAGGTACCGACACCCTGGCTGCTACACTTGCGCAGACTGTGGGCTGAACCTGAAGATGCGCGGCCACTTCTGGGTGGGCAATGAGTTGTACTGCGAGAAGCATGCCCGCCAGCGCTACTCTATGCCTGGAACTCTCAACTCTCGAGCCTGA